CTAAGCCGAGATGTCTGTGTGATGTCACCTCTCTAATTTGGTCACAGTCACGTCTCAATATGCAGCTTGTGTGTGCATccacgctcagtcgctcagtcatgtccaactcttgcaacctcatggactgtagcccaccaggctcctctgcccatggaattttccaggcaagaatactggaatagggtgccatttcctactccaggggatcttcctgacccagggatcgaacccgagtctcttgcatttcctgcattggcaggaggattctttaccactgagccaccagaaagcccCCATAATACTGTTTTTGACTTATTATTTGGAAAGTGAGAGGGAGCACCAGGGGCGTTGGCTTAGCTCTTCCTAGTATATACCCCTTTAGCTTAAGGCTCAGGGGGCCAAGGTGAGGATTCTACCAGTTCTTGAGGTGAGCTAGTCTAAATGTTCAGGAACACGAGATGGGTTCAAGGCCTTGAAGTTCAGTCCTTTCACATCCTGAATCTTATTTTAAAGGTCCTATGCCctcttgacttccctggtggcttagacggtaaagtatctgcctacaaagcgggagactcaggttcaatccctgggttgggaagatctcctggagaaggaaatggcaaccctctccagtattcttgcctggaaaatcccacggacggaagagcctggtaggctactgtccacggggtcccaaagagtcgtgcatgactgagtgacttcactttcactttcatgccctcTTGCAGAAGGCAATGGATTCTTCAAACCATAACACCTAAAGGTCTTGAAATTCATTTTATTCTAAACAACTGAGCTTGACATTATTATCTTGCTTGACATTATTCCCTGCCATTATAGGCACCCGTCACACTCTATGTTCCTGATTTCTCCCTTACCTTTAAATCTGTCTGTAGCCAAAGCTATGCAGTTCCCCAGAACTTGACCCTCAGATGGCTCATGATCCCTAGAGTTCACAGCTGATAATCTGACTAGCTGTTTCTCCTCTCTGTTCCATGGGCTGCTGTTTTCCCAACTCCAGACATAAACAGGGATCTCAAAGCCTTTTGTCTGAAGTCTGGGCCTGAAACCCCTTTGTTGGTGCTAATATTTTGGATCAGGTTAGGGCTCTTTGGTACCAACAGCCAAAACCTACTCTAGCCCATAAAAGCAAAAAGGAAGGAAGTGGAAAGATAGTGAGTGGGTCACAGAATTGAAGGAACAGGGCCACCTTAGATGGGCACAGGTATCAGGTGGCTCTGAAGCTCCTGGTAGCAGGAGGTCATGGATTATCTGTTGAGGATGTGGCCAAGGCTTGACTTAACAACACCATTTTCCCTCATTTTAATCCACCACCATTCAGATTCCCTAAGTGGAGGCTGATAGCCTAGCTTGGGTCCCACACTCAGTTCTGTCTCTAGGGTATATGTGCCCTGTGATGGCTGTCCCACCAGGACCTCAGAAAGCAGGAGAGGCCTCTCTCAAAGGCAGGGGAAGTTCTGCTGATCAGGCCAAACAAAAGGTGTCCACTAGTCCCGAAGAGCCTGGCCCAGGTTAGTGCCCTTTCTGAAGCGGGGAGCATTCAGCCCCTACTCTGGAGAAGCTCCCAGCCCGATGGTGGAGATACACGTCATGCCTTGTTGAACTTTCAATCTGACGGCGAGGACTAGTCGCAAAACTGAAGAAATTTAAGAGGAAACACAGGTTAACAGCATAATATGCTTAAGGCAGGGTTCTTTTTAATAGTAAAAAATGGGAAACTGTCGAAATACCCCCAAGGAGGAGAATAATTAGACAATTATATAAAGATTAAAGATCACGTTTTTGAAAAACTAGTAATGTGAGAAAACATTGATGGTGAAAtgctaaatgaaaataattggaTACTAAAtgtaaactggagaaggaaatggcaacccactccagtattcttgtctggaaaatcccatgaacagaggaacctcacAGGcattatagttcatggggtcgcaaaaagttgaacacgactgagcacaaatgcATATACATTATTATCCAACTGTATAAAGCAGTATGTCCAGAAGGAGGGGAAtacaccaaaatgttaacagagatagtaataataataaccatttttgagtatttttatatGTGAAGCCCTGGGTTAAACATTTTCCATATGTTATTTTACCTAACCTATATGTGATAGATACTATTATCATACTCATCTTATAGAtgataaactgaggctcaggaagctAAACCCTCAGTTAACAAGTTCAAGttctgttcagtccctcagtcgtgtctgactctttgcgaccccatggactgcagcacgccaggcttccttgtccatcaccaactccctgagcttgctcaaactcacatccatcgagtcagtgatgccatccaaccatctcatcttttgttgtccccttctcctcctgccttcaatctttcccagcatcagggtttttccaatgagttaatctttcacatcaggtggccaaaggattggagtttcagctttagcatcactccttccaatgaatattcaggcctgatatcctttaggattgactggtttgatctccttacagtccagggAACTGTCAAGaatcttcgccaacaccacagttcaaaagcatcaattcttcagcgctcagctttctttgtagtccaactctcacatccatacatgactactggaaaaaccatagctttgactagacaggcctttgtcggcaaagtaatgtctctgctttttaatatgctgtctaggttggtcatcactttgctttcaaggagcaagtatcttttaatttcatggctgcagtcaccatctgcagtgatcttggagcccagaaaaataaagtctgtaactgtttccattgtttccccatctatttgcatgaagtgatgggtctagataccatgatcttcgttttttgaatgttgagttttaagctagatattttgctcttctctttcacttgcatcaagagcctctttagttcttctatttctgccataagggtggtgtcatctgcctatctgaggttattgatatttctcccagcaatcttgattccagcttgtgcttcatccagcccagcgtttctcatgatgtactctgcatataagttaaataagcagggtgacaatatacagccttgatgtactccttttcctatttggaaccagtctgttgttccatgtccagttctaactgttgctccttgacctgcatataggtttctcaggaggcaagtaaggtggtctggtaatccatctcttgaagaattttccaaagtttattgtgatccacacagtcaaaggttttgatgtagtcaataaaacagaaatagatgtttttctggaactttcttgctttttttatgatccaatgggtgttggcaatttgtctctggttcctctggcttttctaaatccagcttgaacatcttggaagttcatggttccatactgttgaagcctggtttggagaagtttgagcattactttactggcatgtgagatgagtacaattgtgtggtagtttgaacattctttggcattgcctttctttaggattagaatgaaaattgacctttcccagtcttgtggtcactgctaagttttccatatttgctggcatattgagtgcagcactttcgcagcatcatcttttaggatttgaaatagctcagctggaattccatcacctccactagttttgtttgtagtgatgcttcctaaggccaacttgactttgcattcctggatgtctggctctagatgagtgatcacactgtcatggttatctgggtcatgaagatcttttttgtatagttcttctgtgtattcttgtcatctcttcttaatatcttcttaatggtatgttaggtccataccatttctgtcctttattgtgcccatctttgcatgaaatgctcccttggtatctctgattttcttgaagaaatctctagctctttcccaatctattgttttcccctatatttttgtattgatcactgaggaaggctttcttctctctccttgctattcgttggaactttgcattcaaataggtatatctttccttttctcctttgcctttagcttctcttcttttctcagctatttgtaagacctccttagacaaccattttgcctttttgcatttccttttcatgggtatggtcttgatcactgccacctgtacaacgtcacaaacctctgtccatagttcttcaggcactctgtcagatctaatcacttgaatctatttgtcacttccactgtataattgtagggaatttgatttaggtcatacctgaatggtctagtggttttccctactttctttaagttaagtctgaatttggcaataaggagttcatgatctgagccacagtcagctcctggttttgtttttgctgactgtatagagcttctccatctttggctggaaagaatataatcaatataatttcggtattgaccatctaacTTGAGTCAGCTAACAAGTGGTTGACTCAAATTCAGGTCTATCTAAAGCTGAAGTGAATGTTTGTAAAATGATCTTGTTTGTCCTTAGCTCCCATTTTTGGGTTATGAGTTCTTTTATGTAACTTTCTTGAATTTTCCTATGTATGTATATTAATCATGAATTTGCCTATAAATTTAGGAAAAATACAGGTATTTTGAAAAAGGTGGGGGGGAAGGAATATGCAAGGGTGTGGAggaggagggatggactgggaatttGGAGTTACTAGAGGCAAACTATTTATATagaatggaaaaacaagaaggtcctactgtacagaacaggaaactatattcaatatcctgggatagggacttccctggtggtccagtggctaagactccattctctgaatgcagggggcctgagttggATCCCTGCTCCCGCATGATGAAACAAAGAgtttgaatgctgcaactaaagattctgtgtgccacaccgaaaagatcccacatgtcccaactaagaccccgtgcagccaaataagtaaattaaaaaaaatatatatatatgtatacagatatgtatatatatatatctcctgggataaaccataatggaaaagatgataaaaaagaatgtacatatgtaCCTTGAgtgacagcagaaattaacacaacattgtaaatcaactatacttataaaagtaaataaaaaaagaaatatgcaacAAAAACATACACAAGAGGTGAAAGACATTGTATTGAACAAAAAGCATATGTTAAAGTCTGAGAAGCCTCATAAGGACCGTCCTTTGTGTAGTCGGTTCTATTATCACACTATCAGTCtgcatttcaaatatatatttacatatatgtaagtACCTCGCTGTCCTTGAGAGCAGCAGCCCCGTCCTTTTTAGCATATGGTTCTTGCCTCCAGCATAGGGCTCAGTATGCAGAAGGCTCTTAGTAACTGTCCCCTGAATGATACAGGGAGGAGAAAGCAGTGACCCGGAAGACTCTGCTGGCCTCCGAGGGACTGGAGGTTCCAGGAGGACATATAGGGAACCAGGGAAGGACGGGATGGATGGGGACTGCGCTCCAGAAGTGGTTCGGCGACAGGACACCGAGCGAGAGGAAGGTGACAACCACAGCCCCGCCCTTTCGGTCCTTGCCAGCCCAGCGGCGGAGTGTGAAGAAGGGCCCTGATTCCCCGGCGCCGGCttgtggggtgggtggggcggCAGCTCTGCGCTCTCCTCTGCCGCGGGGCCCGAGGCGCTGGCCACGGTGCTGAAAGCTGCGCTCTCGCTGGAGGGAGCGGGGCGGAGCCGGGACGAAGGGGGCGGAGCTCCCTGGGGCTCTCCGCTGgaagggggcggggcagggcggcGCCCGCAGGCCCTGGACCCTGGCGGGTTTGAGGAGGCACGAGACCCGAGGCAGGCGGGCTCAAGCAGAGCGGACACAGCCCCCTGGACAAGCTTCCCCTGGAGAAGCCAAGGTCATCCTCCCTgacctcagcctcctccccacaCCCGGCTGAGGGGGAGACCCACTTCTGGGCCTCCTTCCGTTCGCAAAGCCACTTCCGGCCCACAAGTCCCCACCCCAGGACCCAGCGCCCTCACGATGGTGAAGTTGCTGCCTGCCCAAGAGGCAGCCAAGATCTACCACACCAACTACGTGCGTAACTCGAGGGCTGTGGGCGTGATGTGGGGCACACTCACCATCTGCTTCTCCGTGCTGGTCATGGCGCTCTTCATCCAACCCTACTGGATCGGGGACAGCGTCAACACGCCCCAGGCAGGCTACTTTGGTCTTTTCTCCTACTGCGTGGGCAACGTGCTGTCTTCTGAGCTTATCTGCAAGGGTGGCCCGCTGGACTTCTCCTCTATCCCTTCTAGAGCCTTCAAGACGGCCATGTTCTTTGTGGCCTTGGCCATGTTCCTCATCATTGGCTCCATCATATGCTTCAGCCTGTTCTTCGTCTGCAACACGGCCACTGTCTACAAGATCTGTGCGTGGATGCAGCTGGCTGCGGGTGAGCAGGGGTAGTGGGAGGGCAGGGAGCCCCTCGCCCCACCCCAAGACCACAGGAGCAGGTGTACCATCCCACCTTCCCTGGAGTTGCTGAGTCTCTGATTCAGCTGTTGTCCTGTGTAGCCCAGCCGTACTCTGTGCTCTTCAGATGCTTCTGAAGAGTAACAAGTCTCAGGATGGCTGAGACCAAAAAGATCTTAAAGATCAAATGGTTCAACTCTCTCATCTTATAGATCaggaactgaggtccagagaggggaagtgacttgcccaggagcAAATCACTCATGGTAGAGTGAAGGTCTTTGTTCCCTAATTCCAGGCTTCCATCCTTGATACAGCAAGTGTGAGCACTTGAGGCAGTGAAGGGAGGTGATATTttgtggtgggggagggaagtaGGGCCTTTTAGAACTATGTGGAATGGGTGGCTACTTGTGGTGCTCAGAGGCAAGGCCTTCTCTGACCCTCTCTTCCTGCTTCTGGCTATAGACAGGCATCTGGGTTCTGGGGTCAGCTGGTCCTGCTatcctctagagcccaggaagggTTGCCCACCTAAGACCTTGTCCTGCAGCCCTTGGTCCCTCCTCACTCCAAGCACCACATACAGACTGTCCATACTAGGGAGATGTCCAGGAGCCTTGTTGGGGACTGCAGACTAGAGTGAAATCATCTTGACATCACTGGTTAGAATGAGAAGCAGTGTTATCCTTAGCAGGGGGAATGGAACAGGGAACTGAATCCCAGACAACCAAACACATAAACAGGACAGTCAGAGTTGGAGGGGGCTCTAGAGAGCTAGAGCGTCCTCCCCCCAACTATAAATGAGGGATCTGGGGCTGAGAGAAGACAAGACCTAGTCAAGACTATAATAGATCACCTGGCAACCAAGGAAATAGGAGAATTATAGCAGTGAGTCCTAAGAACTAGATGAGGAGCCTCATCATGACCCAGTGAGGTGGGTTTTCcttccatttgacagatgaggctCCTAGCAGGTACCTTGTATTTTGGCACACAGGTCGTGAGAGACAGAACCTTCAAACTATGAATCTTGTACTCAGGCTACTGACCTGGTTCCACAGCTGCTTTCCCAATCCCCCTGCCATCTCCCTTTCTCTGTAGTCTCTCTAAACAGTGAGGGAGAGGCTGGGGCAGAGATGAGGCAAGTCTTGgtgggcagtggggagagagaagggagaatgaAGGTTTAGCAGTTTCGTGACAAAGAGGAGCAGAATGAACCCTGGCATGCTTGCCAGCTGGTCCTCCAGAGCAGTGGGATGCTGGAAACACCACCCTCCCTCTCTCATTCTCTGCACGGTCCCACTCCCCCAACCTCCTGCAACAGGAGCCATTTGTTGAACAGGCAGTGCTGGGAGGGATCACCAGGCCATTTGAGTCAGATCCTTGTCTGGGTCATGGAGCTGAAGACACTGATAGCAGAGGTGGCCAGGTGCCATCCCATGAAACATTTATGTTGGGGGAGAACAAAGGCGGTGTTGTGTTTCATTCTTTGGTGCTGGGGAAAGGCGgggggatggggggcgggggggcaaaGGGAGGGATGAGGAGGAGGTGTGTCCCACAGCCAGCTGCTGAGAGGTTCCTCCATTAGAGGAGCCCTAAACCAGTTAGCTTAATCTTGCCAAGATTAAGGACCAGGGAAGGGTGCAGAAGGAAAAGTGGGGCAGTGAGGAGCTGCCGCTTAAAGTTAATTGAGCTTCTGGATGCCAGGTGTAGGCCGAGGGTGGTCCCAGCTCCTAAAAACACAAGTAGAGCACGTTATGCATCTCTCTGAGTGCTGGTAACTTCATATGTCAAAGACGGCAGAAGTACCCCATCACATGGTTCTTGCAGGAATGGGATGCTATAATGCATCTTGCACAAGGCCT
This genomic stretch from Dama dama isolate Ldn47 chromosome 7, ASM3311817v1, whole genome shotgun sequence harbors:
- the LHFPL5 gene encoding LHFPL tetraspan subfamily member 5 protein, translating into MVKLLPAQEAAKIYHTNYVRNSRAVGVMWGTLTICFSVLVMALFIQPYWIGDSVNTPQAGYFGLFSYCVGNVLSSELICKGGPLDFSSIPSRAFKTAMFFVALAMFLIIGSIICFSLFFVCNTATVYKICAWMQLAAATGLMIGCLVYPDGWDSSEVRRMCGEQTGKYTLGHCTVRWAFMLAILSIGDALILSFLAFVLGYRQDKLLPDDYKADGKEEV